A stretch of Dysidea avara chromosome 5, odDysAvar1.4, whole genome shotgun sequence DNA encodes these proteins:
- the LOC136256867 gene encoding uncharacterized protein, whose amino-acid sequence MISFKQSLKESENDYRRLFERLQELEFHTFETKEHQKKYLDNIRACCIELLSLNVGINNVEPVIRSVLKHIASFEIKELPHPTTLTRMYSEMKGLACQQLNEELKKGDDLTLHSDGTSKYGQHFYSFQLSTPDSTYSLGLTEMLSGSATQVLSTFQQILYDLELTSQSGSSHVILSKIKNTMSDRHIVEKNFNSLLQSYRMEVLPSVVDNWAELGEGEQQGINTLNNFFCGLHLLVGMADVASSTLLQWELTHFEGAVGAAAHFGSTTRQSESGIIRLVRTACKALCKHGSEQSGVYQPFTAFLATNGINKKVITGPLWRVLESDDVTILEMNTYFDVLITKLDVWAQDASKLLQGDAELYSDYPPTKDEIWYCLIASTDHDATTQELLQVLCSAFSALLSRLVQDHLPGGAYCNPSAELTHETKSVSKTNVGLANKVRELLVGKTIKHRWRDESGVEQWYFGEVLSKVAGTDEWYNVQYEGEDDVLTLNLHEDIDLGDLEVVT is encoded by the coding sequence ATGATCTCATTTAAACAATCCTTAAAAGAGTCAGAGAACGATTACAGGAGATTGTTTGAGAGGCTGCAGGAGCTGGAATTTCATACGTTTGAAACCAAAGAGCACCAGAAAAAGTACTTGGATAATATAAGAGCATGTTGCATTGAGCTACTGAGTCTTAATGTTGGCATAAACAATGTAGAGCCTGTAATTAGATCTGTTCTCAAGCATATTGCATCATTTGAGATAAAAGAATTGCCACATCCCACTACCCTTACTCGGATGTATTCTGAGATGAAAGGCTTAGCTTGCCAACAGTTGAATGAAGAACTGAAGAAAGGAGATGATCTCACTCTTCATAGTGATGGGACATCAAAGTATGGACAACATTTTTATTCTTTCCAACTTTCTACCCCAGATAGTACATATTCTCTTGGGTTAACAGAAATGCTGAGTGGATCAGCTACTCAAGTATTGTCTACCTTTCAACAAATCCTGTATGACTTAGAGCTTACATCCCAGTCTGGTTCGAGTCATGTCATCCTGTCCAAAATTAAGAACACCATGTCAGATCGACACATAGTCGAGAAGAACTTTAACTCTCTTTTACAAAGTTATCGTATGGAAGTTTTACCCAGTGTGGTTGATAACTGGGCTGAGCTAGGTGAAGGTGAGCAACAGGGTATCAACACACTAAACaacttcttttgtggtttgcaCCTTCTAGTGGGCATGGCAGATGTTGCATCATCTACTTTACTGCAGTGGGAACTGACACATTTTGAAGGAGCTGTTGGTGCTGCAGCTCACTTTGGTAGCACCACCAGACAGTCCGAATCAGGAATAATACGTCTTGTTAGAACGGCATGCAAAGCTCTTTGCAAACATGGAAGTGAGCAAAGTGGTGTTTATCAGCCTTTCACTGCCTTTCTTGCCACCAATGGTATAAATAAGAAAGTCATTACAGGTCCTCTTTGGCGTGTGCTAGAATCTGACGATGTAACAATTCTGGAGATGAATACGTATTTTGATGTGTTGATCACAAAACTAGATGTATGGGCTCAAGATGCCAGCAAATTGTTGCAAGGGGATGCAGAATTGTATTCAGATTATCCTCCAACAAAGGATGAGATTTGGTATTGCTTAATTGCTAGTACAGATCACGATGCAACTACACAAGAATTGCTTCAGGTTTTATGTAGCGCTTTCTCAGCTCTTCTTTCTCGGCTGGTACAAGACCACTTACCTGGTGGAGCATACTGTAATCCTAGTGCTGAGCTTACCCATGAAACTAAGTCAGTTTCCAAAACAAATGTTGGGCTAGCTAACAAAGTAAGGGAGTTATTAGTTGGAAAAACTATTAAGCATAGGTGGCGGGACGAGAGTGGTGTTGAGCAATGGTACTTTGGTGAAGTCCTGAGTAAGGTTGCAGGGACCGATGAATGGTACAATGTGCAGTATGAAGGTGAAGATGATGTGTTAACACTTAATTTACATGAGGACATTGACTTAGGGGACTTAGAAGTTGTTACATAG
- the LOC136256285 gene encoding influenza virus NS1A-binding protein homolog B-like isoform X2 → MMERLSQEAPSLIPALKSGKYYIKWKQLSNLPAPLYNAYTAIQQNRIYVTGGYSPAEDAMQSVHVYDMSTDCWNKLPLSGHYCGIPHIIGGRLVLIGGRLSSTKKITNKVSTFYEASQTWISYYPDLLSARHRPGVATHLEYIIVAGGADISINDEKTMLDDIEVLDWTKNIQWKKISLLLLPRPMNSFTPIISGEYFMIIGYWVETMAIDNSVFQISVSDIVQLISGSNAKPDPWTQLTSVVHYGFRVAPVLSCCQPVVLGGYQDTLSTSDIKIYDFSDHKWKVIGSLSFARCAAGVVAVNDNAIIVIGGCVRGHSRPDAMSSSLITVELGQAELIKPSILPF, encoded by the exons ATGATGGAGAGACTTTCACAG GAAGCACCATCATTAATCCCTGCACTTAAAAGTGGAAAGTATTACATTAAGTGGAAGCAACTATCTAATCTTCCTGCTCCATTGTACAATGCTTATACAGCAATACAGCAAAACAGGATTTATGTTACTGGTGGTTACAGCCCGGCAGAAGACGCAATGCAAAGTGTCCATGTCTATGACATGAGCACCGATTGTTGGAACAAGTTACCTCTTTCTGGTCATTACTGTGGAATTCCTCACATTATTGGTGGAAGACTAGTTCTCATTGGAGGACGTCTCTCTTCTACTAAGAAAATAACTAATAAAGTATCCACATTTTATGAAGCAAGTCAAACCTGGATATCTTATTATCCTGACCTACTTTCTGCTAGACACAGACCTGGAGTAGCTACTCATCTGGAATATATTATTGTTGCTGGGGGAGCAGATATTTCTATTAATGATGAAAAAACAATGCTTGATGACATTGAAGTTCTTGACTGGACAAAAAACATCCAGTGGAAGAAGATATCTTTGCTTCTTCTTCCCAGACCAATGAATTCCTTCACACCCATAATTTCTGGCGAATACTTTATGATCATAGGATATTGGGTGGAAACTATGGCAATAGATAATTCTGTTTTCCAAATATCTGTTAGTGATATTGTGCAACTGATTTCAGGGAGTAATGCTAAACCTGATCCATGGACACAACTGACTTCAGTTGTCCACTATGGTTTCCGCGTGGCCCCAGTTCTTAGCTGTTGTCAGCCTGTAGTGCTTGGTGGATATCAAGATACGTTATCGACATCAGACATTAAGATTTATGATTTCTCTGACCATAAATGGAAGGTGATAGGTTCATTATCATTTGCAAGATGTGCAGCAGGTGTAGTAGCAGTGAATGACAATGCCATTATTGTTATAGGGGGCTGTGTAAGAGGCCACTCTAGGCCTGATGCGATGTCATCCAGTTTGATAACTGTGGAACTTGGACAAGCAGAACTGATCAAACCATCAATACTTCCATTTTGA
- the LOC136256285 gene encoding influenza virus NS1A-binding protein homolog B-like isoform X1: MMERLSQSYRLLLLYCFQEAPSLIPALKSGKYYIKWKQLSNLPAPLYNAYTAIQQNRIYVTGGYSPAEDAMQSVHVYDMSTDCWNKLPLSGHYCGIPHIIGGRLVLIGGRLSSTKKITNKVSTFYEASQTWISYYPDLLSARHRPGVATHLEYIIVAGGADISINDEKTMLDDIEVLDWTKNIQWKKISLLLLPRPMNSFTPIISGEYFMIIGYWVETMAIDNSVFQISVSDIVQLISGSNAKPDPWTQLTSVVHYGFRVAPVLSCCQPVVLGGYQDTLSTSDIKIYDFSDHKWKVIGSLSFARCAAGVVAVNDNAIIVIGGCVRGHSRPDAMSSSLITVELGQAELIKPSILPF; this comes from the exons ATGATGGAGAGACTTTCACAG AGTTACAGACTGTTACTACTCTATTGTTTTCAGGAAGCACCATCATTAATCCCTGCACTTAAAAGTGGAAAGTATTACATTAAGTGGAAGCAACTATCTAATCTTCCTGCTCCATTGTACAATGCTTATACAGCAATACAGCAAAACAGGATTTATGTTACTGGTGGTTACAGCCCGGCAGAAGACGCAATGCAAAGTGTCCATGTCTATGACATGAGCACCGATTGTTGGAACAAGTTACCTCTTTCTGGTCATTACTGTGGAATTCCTCACATTATTGGTGGAAGACTAGTTCTCATTGGAGGACGTCTCTCTTCTACTAAGAAAATAACTAATAAAGTATCCACATTTTATGAAGCAAGTCAAACCTGGATATCTTATTATCCTGACCTACTTTCTGCTAGACACAGACCTGGAGTAGCTACTCATCTGGAATATATTATTGTTGCTGGGGGAGCAGATATTTCTATTAATGATGAAAAAACAATGCTTGATGACATTGAAGTTCTTGACTGGACAAAAAACATCCAGTGGAAGAAGATATCTTTGCTTCTTCTTCCCAGACCAATGAATTCCTTCACACCCATAATTTCTGGCGAATACTTTATGATCATAGGATATTGGGTGGAAACTATGGCAATAGATAATTCTGTTTTCCAAATATCTGTTAGTGATATTGTGCAACTGATTTCAGGGAGTAATGCTAAACCTGATCCATGGACACAACTGACTTCAGTTGTCCACTATGGTTTCCGCGTGGCCCCAGTTCTTAGCTGTTGTCAGCCTGTAGTGCTTGGTGGATATCAAGATACGTTATCGACATCAGACATTAAGATTTATGATTTCTCTGACCATAAATGGAAGGTGATAGGTTCATTATCATTTGCAAGATGTGCAGCAGGTGTAGTAGCAGTGAATGACAATGCCATTATTGTTATAGGGGGCTGTGTAAGAGGCCACTCTAGGCCTGATGCGATGTCATCCAGTTTGATAACTGTGGAACTTGGACAAGCAGAACTGATCAAACCATCAATACTTCCATTTTGA